In Primulina eburnea isolate SZY01 chromosome 3, ASM2296580v1, whole genome shotgun sequence, one DNA window encodes the following:
- the LOC140827410 gene encoding uncharacterized protein, which yields MEESSRKNYTVDEDKFLCHIYLDVSQDPIIGIRQLRTQFWSRVAEKYNKERRSDLHPRPQRSVEKRMGNILSSVARMRGCIRQIENLKPSGASEQDIMNRAEVLFQKPIGVKKAKLKKKRDEDISQIQRTMEEQHRELLDVLKQGTVESQQNYDLQRMRLQQEERKMEDRILYKKLSKIIDPNLREYTRTQQEKILQKRLQAENRDNFGSYFGYIGGSGSGLSDY from the exons ATGGAAGAAAGTTCAAGAAAGAACTACACCGTTGATGAAGATAAGTTTTTGTGTCATATTTATCTTGATGTTTCACAAGATCCCATTATAGGTATAAGGCAATTGAGAACTCAATTCTGGTCTCGGGTTGCTGAGAAATACAACAAAGAAAGAAGAAGTGATTTACATCCACGACCTCAAAGATCAGTTGAGAAGCGCATGGGAAACATCCTCAGTTCTGTTGCCCGTATGAGAGGATGCATTCGACAAATTGAAAACCTCAAGCCTAGTGGTGCATCTGAACAAGATATC ATGAACCGCGCAGAAGTACT TTTTCAAAAACCAATTGGAGTGAAAAAAGccaaattgaagaagaaaagagatgAAGATATTTCTCAAATTCAGCGTACAATGGAAGAACAACATCGCGAACTTTTGGATGTTTTGAAACAAGGAACCGTTGAAAGTCAACAAAATTATGACCTTCAAAGGATGAGACTTCAACAAGAGGAAAGAAAAATGGAGGATAGAATTTTATACAAAAAATTGAGCAAAATCATTGATCCAAATTTGCGTGAATACACTAGAACTCAACAAGAAAAGATTTTGCAAAAGAGACTTCAAGCTGAAAATCGAGACAACTTTGGATCTTATTTTGGTTATattggaggatcaggatctggtttaTCAGATTACTAA
- the LOC140827725 gene encoding uncharacterized protein, with translation MGDRRSRDHRDRDRDRDRDRDKERERDRDWDRDRDRKRDIVDHDRDRSKRSRSRTPDRTRSRHARSPDDHQRNRHRSHRSRSRSPSSPPRKRYKDDSVSIKDRRGEKSEAKEKKNKEKITSDDLVNNNDGAVVDEDEIEMMKKFGIPVGFDSTKGKPVSGNDVGAVRKVTKRQPRQYMNRRGGFNRPLPAELNR, from the coding sequence ATGGGCGATCGTCGCAGCCGTGACCACCGTGACCGTGACCGAGACAGAGACCGAGACCGAGacaaagagagagagagagatcgTGACTGGGATCGTGACCGCGATAGAAAAAGAGATATTGTAGATCATGACCGTGACCGTAGCAAACGCTCCCGTTCCCGGACACCTGACCGCACCAGATCCCGTCACGCTCGCTCTCCGGATGATCATCAACGTAATCGGCACCGGAGCCATCGCTCCCGATCTCGTTCCCCGTCCTCTCCTCCCCGCAAACGCTACAAGGACGACTCTGTTTCTATTAAGGACAGACGCGGTGAAAAATCCGaagcaaaagaaaagaaaaacaagGAGAAGATTACTAGTGATGATCTTGTGAACAACAATGATGGGGCTGTGGTGGATGAGGATGAGATTGAGATGATGAAGAAGTTTGGTATTCCTGTGGGGTTCGATTCTACTAAGGGAAAGCCTGTCTCCGGAAACGATGTTGGAGCGGTGAGGAAGGTCACGAAGCGGCAGCCAAGGCAGTATATGAACCGCCGTGGGGGGTTCAATCGTCCTTTGCCTGCCGAACTCAATCGCTAA